One window of the Sphaerochaeta associata genome contains the following:
- a CDS encoding class I SAM-dependent methyltransferase, with product MRVYDRNLERFPVTVDLYGPYARVTDYSEEGLEEEEERICCDIVSRMLYIQADRVIFHRRPKRVGKEQHSLQGETSLVLQVTENELFFTVDLTKRIDTGLFLDHMETRMMVESMSRGCRVLNLFSYTGSFSVYAARGGAASVESVDLSATYTAWAEKNLADNGYGTAMYPCVAADAWQYVVEALSSGKVYDLIIFDPPSFSNSRKMEYDFDVQRDYQRWMKVLNALLAREGILVFSTNLGTFRMDTKAVRGFEVQEITAQVAAPGFTRRLGTARTWLLTKQQDVRITAADLRTVEKKAGRDQREEQVDDEIMKKEEVSKNIDVQEEKIVAEVAQEEAIAAESVQEDEVVAESAEETVQEEESSDLELEIEEAADEIEANEVEDDLLTLRWDDEDIAPLFEESEEAEQPEADRAPRKEYERRSDEPRGARDDRRPSFRDRDDRRPSGDRPSYGERRPYGDRSERPSFRDRDDRRPSGDRPAYGERRPYGDRPERPSFRDRDDRRPSGDRPAYGERRPYGDRPERPSFRDRDDRRPSGDRPAYGERRPYGDRPERPSFRDRDDRRPSGDRPAYGERRPFGDRPERPSFRDRDDRRPSGDRPAYGERRPFGDRPERPSFRDRDDRRPSGDRPAYGERRPFGDRPERPSFRDRDDRRPSGDRPAYGERRPFGDRPERPSFPDRDERRPFGDRDDRRPSGDRPAYGERRPFGDRPERPSFRDRDDRRPSGDRPSYGERRPYGDRSERPSFRSREDRPAFSAPRDEAGTEGRVKRERKSSPKPYGFDKFRETRTRGENENDSFFWLDDEGKNKDK from the coding sequence ATGAGAGTATATGATCGAAACCTTGAGAGGTTCCCAGTTACTGTGGATCTCTATGGTCCCTATGCAAGGGTCACCGATTACAGCGAAGAGGGCTTGGAGGAAGAGGAGGAGCGGATATGCTGCGATATCGTCTCCCGTATGCTTTACATCCAGGCCGACCGCGTGATTTTCCATCGCCGACCCAAACGGGTGGGCAAGGAACAGCACAGCTTGCAGGGCGAAACTTCGTTGGTTTTACAAGTCACGGAGAATGAACTGTTCTTTACCGTAGATTTGACCAAGAGAATCGATACCGGTTTATTTCTTGACCACATGGAAACGAGAATGATGGTTGAGTCGATGAGCCGGGGATGCAGGGTGCTGAACCTGTTTTCTTATACGGGATCCTTCTCGGTGTATGCAGCCAGGGGCGGGGCCGCCAGCGTTGAGTCGGTGGACTTGTCCGCTACCTATACTGCATGGGCCGAAAAGAATCTTGCTGACAATGGGTATGGTACAGCAATGTATCCTTGTGTTGCCGCCGATGCGTGGCAGTATGTTGTTGAGGCGCTGTCGAGTGGAAAAGTATATGACTTGATCATATTTGATCCACCGAGTTTTTCCAACAGCAGGAAGATGGAGTATGATTTTGATGTCCAGAGAGATTATCAGCGTTGGATGAAAGTGTTGAATGCACTATTGGCGAGGGAAGGAATACTGGTGTTCTCTACAAATCTGGGAACATTCAGGATGGACACGAAAGCAGTTCGAGGATTTGAGGTTCAAGAGATAACAGCACAGGTTGCAGCCCCTGGGTTTACACGCCGTCTAGGAACGGCGAGGACGTGGTTGCTTACGAAGCAACAAGATGTACGGATTACTGCAGCAGATCTGCGGACCGTTGAGAAAAAAGCTGGCAGAGACCAGCGTGAAGAACAAGTGGATGATGAAATTATGAAGAAAGAAGAAGTATCAAAAAACATTGATGTGCAAGAAGAAAAGATTGTAGCAGAGGTTGCACAAGAAGAAGCAATTGCAGCCGAGAGTGTACAAGAAGACGAAGTCGTAGCAGAGAGTGCAGAAGAAACCGTACAGGAAGAAGAGTCCTCTGATCTTGAACTGGAAATCGAAGAAGCTGCTGATGAAATTGAAGCCAATGAAGTGGAGGACGACCTTTTGACCCTTCGCTGGGATGATGAGGATATTGCTCCGCTTTTTGAAGAGAGCGAAGAAGCTGAACAGCCGGAGGCTGATCGTGCTCCTAGAAAAGAGTATGAGAGACGAAGCGATGAACCGAGAGGAGCACGCGATGATCGTCGTCCTTCTTTCCGCGACCGCGACGACAGAAGGCCCTCAGGCGATCGTCCCTCCTACGGTGAGAGAAGACCGTACGGCGACAGAAGCGAGCGTCCCTCGTTCCGCGACCGCGACGACAGAAGACCCTCAGGCGATCGTCCCGCCTACGGTGAGAGAAGACCCTACGGCGACAGGCCCGAGCGTCCCTCGTTCCGCGACCGCGACGACAGAAGGCCCTCAGGCGATCGTCCCGCCTACGGAGAGAGAAGACCCTACGGCGACAGGCCCGAGCGTCCCTCGTTCCGCGACCGCGACGACAGAAGACCCTCCGGTGATCGTCCCGCCTACGGTGAGAGAAGACCCTACGGCGACAGGCCCGAGCGTCCCTCGTTCCGTGACCGTGACGACAGAAGACCCTCAGGCGATCGTCCCGCCTACGGTGAGAGAAGACCGTTCGGAGACAGACCCGAGCGTCCCTCGTTCCGCGACCGCGACGACAGAAGACCCTCCGGTGATCGTCCCGCCTACGGAGAGAGAAGACCGTTCGGTGACAGGCCCGAGCGTCCCTCGTTCCGTGACCGCGACGACAGAAGGCCCTCTGGTGATCGTCCCGCCTACGGTGAGAGAAGACCGTTCGGCGACAGACCCGAGCGTCCCTCGTTCCGTGACCGCGACGACAGAAGACCCTCAGGTGATCGTCCCGCCTACGGTGAGAGAAGACCGTTCGGCGACAGGCCAGAACGACCTTCATTCCCTGATCGTGACGAAAGAAGACCGTTTGGTGATCGTGACGACAGAAGGCCCTCAGGCGATCGTCCCGCCTACGGTGAGAGAAGACCGTTCGGCGACAGGCCCGAGCGGCCCTCGTTCCGTGACCGTGACGACAGAAGACCCTCAGGTGATCGCCCCTCCTATGGAGAGAGAAGACCCTACGGTGACAGAAGCGAGCGTCCTTCGTTCAGAAGTCGCGAAGACCGTCCGGCATTCTCCGCCCCTCGTGATGAGGCTGGCACGGAAGGCAGGGTGAAGCGTGAACGCAAATCTTCCCCCAAACCGTACGGTTTTGACAAATTCCGTGAAACCAGGACCCGGGGCGAGAATGAGAATGATTCATTCTTCTGGCTCGATGATGAAGGAAAGAACAAGGACAAGTAA
- a CDS encoding phosphomannomutase/phosphoglucomutase encodes MGAFKAYDIRGIYNKDFNKDTVYKIGYFLPKLLKSKVVLVGRDVRTSSEEIFEYLCKGITDSGSDVYDIGLATTPMVYFSTVHFEVDASVQITASHNPAKYNGLKVSRTKAVPVGSDSGLQELEQMVLGDPIVVASKKGNIIAKDARSPYLAFLKQFVPDTSNLNLSIDCSHGMANLLVKDLLGEHHHYLYDHFDGTFPAHEPNPLEVENCKDLEEAVLKNKSDIGVIYDGDADRVMFLDENGRFLQPDYITSVLGYYYLGKEKGNVLVDIRTSRSTTEYLTKLGANVHIWKVGHAFAKTKLRDLGAIFGGELAGHYYFRDFYNCDSGFLASLIVLQVVGELKKKGISIGAFIDSVIAYANSGEINFKLESKDAAMAALYARFAEQDKPVKVMDFDGYRIEFDSWWFNVRKSNTEPYLRLVVEAKSAEELALRTGELSEIIKKFN; translated from the coding sequence GTGGGAGCGTTCAAGGCGTATGATATCAGGGGAATCTACAACAAGGATTTCAACAAGGATACCGTGTACAAGATCGGGTATTTTCTTCCAAAACTGCTTAAAAGCAAAGTAGTACTGGTGGGCAGGGATGTCCGTACCAGCAGTGAGGAAATTTTTGAGTACCTGTGCAAGGGAATTACCGATAGCGGCAGCGATGTATATGACATCGGATTGGCTACAACACCCATGGTATATTTTTCCACGGTCCATTTCGAAGTTGATGCTTCAGTACAAATTACAGCCAGCCACAATCCTGCCAAGTACAACGGTCTTAAGGTCAGCAGGACAAAGGCTGTTCCCGTAGGATCGGACAGCGGGCTGCAGGAGTTGGAACAGATGGTGCTTGGCGACCCCATTGTCGTCGCATCCAAAAAAGGAAACATCATTGCAAAAGATGCAAGAAGCCCCTATTTGGCCTTCCTCAAGCAGTTTGTTCCCGATACCTCCAACCTCAATCTTTCCATCGACTGCTCTCATGGCATGGCGAATCTATTGGTGAAGGACCTTCTTGGAGAACACCACCACTACTTGTACGATCATTTCGACGGCACGTTCCCCGCTCACGAGCCCAATCCACTTGAGGTGGAGAACTGCAAGGACCTTGAAGAGGCGGTTCTCAAGAACAAGAGTGATATCGGAGTGATTTACGATGGCGATGCAGACCGTGTCATGTTTCTCGATGAGAACGGTAGGTTCCTGCAACCCGATTATATCACCTCGGTGTTGGGGTATTACTACCTGGGCAAAGAGAAAGGCAATGTGCTGGTCGACATCAGGACAAGCCGCTCAACAACCGAGTATTTAACCAAGCTTGGAGCAAATGTGCACATCTGGAAAGTCGGGCATGCATTTGCCAAGACGAAACTCAGGGACTTGGGAGCAATATTCGGGGGCGAACTTGCAGGCCATTATTACTTCCGTGACTTTTATAATTGCGACAGTGGGTTCCTTGCCTCCCTCATCGTCCTGCAGGTTGTCGGTGAACTGAAGAAAAAGGGCATCAGCATCGGCGCTTTCATCGATTCGGTCATCGCCTATGCAAACAGCGGGGAGATTAACTTCAAGCTGGAAAGCAAGGATGCTGCCATGGCCGCCTTGTATGCACGGTTTGCTGAACAAGACAAGCCTGTCAAGGTAATGGATTTCGACGGATATCGCATCGAGTTCGACTCCTGGTGGTTCAACGTTCGGAAATCTAACACAGAACCTTATCTTCGCTTGGTCGTAGAAGCCAAGAGTGCTGAAGAGCTGGCACTACGAACCGGAGAACTCTCCGAAATCATCAAGAAGTTCAACTAA
- the galE gene encoding UDP-glucose 4-epimerase GalE, producing MKVLLFGGAGYIGTHVALEFIERNDTVGIFDNLSSGLKSNVHPEALFYEGDIRDKARVLEVLSLGWDVVIHLAAYKAAGESMIKPIKYTENNITGSLNLITGCIKAGVKHFILSSSAAVYGEPAYLPVDENHPKNPTNYYGYTKLCIEENLKWYAQLKDFEYVSLRYFNAAGYDERGRMLGLENNPANLIPVVMEVAMGIRPNLLVFGNDYDTADGTGVRDYVHVTDLAKGHVLAADHLLAGKGNLIVNLGSEEGLSVQQILDTARSITKKPIEAQYVDRRPGDPAKLVASSKMAQKVLGWNAEHSSADTIIETTWKVYEANQKRMKA from the coding sequence ATGAAAGTATTATTGTTCGGAGGTGCCGGATACATCGGTACGCATGTAGCTTTGGAGTTCATCGAACGCAACGATACCGTGGGAATATTTGACAACCTCTCATCCGGTTTGAAAAGCAACGTCCACCCGGAGGCTCTCTTTTATGAAGGTGATATTCGTGACAAGGCACGGGTACTCGAAGTGTTGTCACTCGGTTGGGATGTGGTGATACATCTGGCAGCATATAAAGCTGCAGGGGAATCGATGATCAAGCCGATTAAATACACGGAGAACAATATCACCGGTTCCCTCAATCTGATTACTGGTTGTATAAAGGCCGGGGTGAAGCATTTCATCCTCTCCTCTTCTGCAGCAGTCTATGGTGAACCTGCATACCTTCCGGTTGATGAAAACCATCCGAAGAACCCTACCAATTATTACGGGTATACCAAGCTGTGCATCGAAGAGAACCTGAAGTGGTATGCGCAGCTTAAGGATTTTGAGTATGTATCACTTCGTTACTTCAATGCCGCCGGGTATGACGAGAGAGGAAGAATGTTGGGTCTTGAGAACAATCCTGCCAATCTTATTCCTGTAGTCATGGAAGTCGCCATGGGTATTCGACCCAATCTTCTGGTATTCGGCAATGACTATGACACCGCCGATGGTACCGGAGTAAGGGATTATGTCCACGTCACAGATCTTGCAAAGGGACATGTATTGGCTGCAGATCATCTGCTTGCAGGAAAAGGCAACCTGATTGTGAATCTAGGATCGGAAGAGGGTCTGAGCGTTCAGCAAATCCTCGATACAGCCCGAAGCATCACCAAAAAGCCCATAGAAGCGCAGTATGTCGATCGGAGACCAGGAGATCCGGCAAAGCTGGTAGCTTCTTCCAAAATGGCCCAGAAGGTCCTTGGTTGGAATGCAGAGCATTCATCAGCAGATACCATCATAGAGACAACCTGGAAGGTCTACGAGGCCAATCAGAAGCGAATGAAGGCATAG
- a CDS encoding 5'-nucleotidase C-terminal domain-containing protein has translation MKRLSRTIMTAMLVALLAFSLVGCKSTAKVEPIPPAPVVEPAPEPVAPVAPVPEPAPAPAPAPAPEPVAPAPAPAPAPAPVAAAPAEMELPYGVKEIVKNDDGTKVFDLFIVHTNDLNGNIYAENGGLGLAKFSTALKAGRAITDNWLLLNSGSVGDVPAEAAMLAAEVVDELGYDAYTPQAVQLATGIAGTKKALPLSVNALDANGYLVAQPYQIYDFNGFKVGVAGLVAPKPIQGVSFTSDIILDNAQYAVDLAKGYVDYLVILSDLGDKGPITSEMVAQNIDGIDLIVDGNGSAMAKTVNGTLIVRADEQLKSIGAVQLSVSNDEVKAVYPMLLPAADVLEPAKSAIAKAYEPIARAMGYTLMVTVPEDASIVAKIGPTPVRKAAAPAPAPVVAPAPAPAPAPAPAPAPAPVAVAPVEIELPYGVKEIVKNDDGAKVFDLFIVHTNDLSGNIYAENGGLGLAKFSTALKAGRALSDNWLLLNSGDVGEVPAEAAMLAAEVVDELGYDAYTPQAVQLATGIAGTKKALPLSVNALDANGYLVAQPYQIYDFNGFKVGVAGLVAPKPIQGVSFTSDIILDNAQYAVDLAKGYVDYLVILSDLGDKGPITSEMVAQNIDGIDLIVDGNGSAMAKTVNGTLIVRADEQLKSVGAVQLSVSNDEVKAVYPMLLPAADVLEPAKSAIAKAYEPFARALGYTVMVTVPEDPAIVAKIGPTPVRKAAAPAPAPVVAPAPAPAPAPAPAPAPAPVTVAAPKAVEYPLGVTEIVKNDAGTAEFDLFIVHTNDVHARIVPADGGMGYSKLSTMLKMGRALTDNILVLDAGDVTHGTNLANMFEGETVGVLLDMLGYDAVAPGNHDFNYGADRLIEAARFAEEYTDLKVLSANVLDENGYLLFQPYQVYDFNGFKIAVVGLTTPDTATKTHPKNVQGITFANEEIFEIGQMAIDMAKQYVDYVIVLGHIGMDPDGASGLTTDKIVSKIKGIDLFIDGHSHTTLKEGMKIGDTLVVQTGDYMKNLGLVQLHVKNGKVTATYPMLIPAADVLNAKDSALAKQYGITDVPNDPQVDEYVGYMSAQLSQKLNTLVATLPENLDGERANVRTKQTNLSKLITMAMTAESGADFTITNGGGIRASLKAGNVTMGDVINVLPFTNIITVVEVKGSDVYAALEHGYSKLPDQNGAFSQTDLQVVYNRFAAPGKRILRVLLNGKAIDRNATYKVATNDFMAAGGDGYTMFGKVLSEGSLLSDVFIEFLKKNYPVK, from the coding sequence GTGAAACGTCTTTCAAGAACAATTATGACAGCAATGCTGGTAGCTTTGTTGGCTTTTTCCCTTGTAGGTTGTAAGAGCACCGCAAAGGTTGAGCCAATACCGCCGGCTCCTGTCGTAGAACCTGCTCCCGAGCCAGTCGCTCCTGTAGCACCCGTTCCTGAGCCCGCCCCGGCCCCGGCACCGGCACCGGCTCCTGAACCGGTAGCCCCCGCTCCTGCTCCGGCTCCGGCCCCCGCCCCTGTAGCTGCTGCTCCTGCCGAAATGGAGCTGCCTTACGGAGTGAAGGAAATTGTAAAAAATGATGATGGAACGAAGGTATTCGATCTGTTCATCGTGCATACGAACGACCTGAACGGCAACATCTATGCCGAAAACGGTGGGCTTGGACTTGCGAAGTTCTCGACCGCCCTGAAGGCCGGGCGTGCGATTACCGACAACTGGTTGCTTCTGAACAGCGGCAGTGTTGGTGATGTTCCCGCCGAGGCAGCGATGCTGGCGGCCGAAGTCGTTGACGAGCTTGGCTACGACGCCTACACCCCGCAGGCAGTGCAGCTGGCTACCGGCATCGCCGGAACGAAGAAGGCCCTGCCGCTGAGCGTGAACGCACTTGACGCGAACGGTTACCTGGTTGCCCAGCCCTATCAGATTTACGACTTCAACGGATTCAAGGTTGGCGTGGCCGGCCTGGTTGCCCCGAAGCCGATCCAGGGCGTGAGCTTCACCAGCGACATCATTCTGGACAATGCCCAGTATGCAGTCGATCTTGCCAAGGGATATGTTGACTACCTGGTAATCCTGAGCGATCTGGGCGATAAAGGCCCGATCACCAGCGAGATGGTGGCCCAGAACATTGACGGCATCGACTTGATTGTTGACGGCAATGGCTCTGCGATGGCGAAGACCGTGAACGGCACTCTGATCGTCAGGGCAGACGAGCAGCTGAAGAGCATTGGCGCTGTACAGCTGAGCGTGTCCAACGACGAGGTGAAGGCCGTCTATCCGATGCTGCTTCCCGCAGCCGACGTTCTCGAGCCAGCCAAGAGTGCGATAGCCAAGGCCTACGAGCCGATTGCCAGAGCGATGGGATACACGCTGATGGTGACCGTGCCCGAGGATGCGTCCATTGTGGCGAAGATTGGGCCCACCCCGGTACGCAAGGCGGCAGCGCCTGCCCCCGCACCGGTAGTAGCACCCGCACCCGCTCCTGCACCCGCTCCTGCACCGGCCCCGGCACCGGCACCCGTAGCTGTTGCTCCTGTTGAGATCGAGCTGCCCTACGGAGTGAAGGAAATTGTAAAGAATGATGACGGAGCGAAGGTATTCGACCTGTTCATCGTCCATACCAATGATTTGTCAGGCAACATCTACGCCGAGAACGGTGGACTGGGACTTGCGAAGTTCTCGACCGCCCTGAAGGCTGGACGTGCACTTTCCGACAACTGGCTGCTTCTGAACAGCGGCGATGTTGGAGAGGTTCCCGCCGAGGCAGCGATGCTGGCGGCCGAAGTCGTTGACGAGCTTGGCTACGACGCCTACACCCCGCAGGCAGTGCAGCTGGCTACCGGCATCGCCGGAACGAAGAAGGCCCTGCCGCTGAGCGTGAACGCCCTCGACGCGAACGGTTACCTGGTTGCGCAGCCCTACCAGATTTACGACTTCAACGGATTCAAGGTTGGCGTTGCCGGCCTGGTAGCCCCGAAGCCGATCCAGGGTGTGAGCTTCACCAGCGACATCATTCTGGACAATGCCCAGTATGCAGTCGACCTTGCCAAGGGATATGTTGACTACCTGGTAATCCTGAGCGATCTGGGCGATAAAGGCCCGATCACCAGCGAGATGGTGGCCCAGAACATCGACGGCATCGACTTGATTGTCGACGGCAATGGCTCTGCGATGGCGAAGACCGTGAACGGCACCCTGATCGTCAGGGCCGACGAGCAGCTGAAGAGCGTTGGCGCTGTACAGCTGAGCGTGTCCAACGACGAGGTGAAGGCCGTCTATCCGATGCTGCTACCTGCAGCCGACGTTCTCGAGCCAGCCAAGAGTGCGATAGCCAAGGCCTACGAGCCGTTTGCCAGAGCGCTGGGATACACGGTGATGGTGACCGTGCCCGAGGATCCGGCCATTGTGGCGAAGATTGGGCCGACCCCGGTACGCAAGGCGGCAGCGCCTGCCCCCGCACCGGTAGTAGCACCCGCTCCCGCTCCCGCACCTGCACCCGCTCCGGCTCCGGCACCCGCTCCTGTAACTGTTGCAGCTCCAAAAGCTGTTGAGTATCCGCTTGGTGTTACCGAAATCGTTAAGAACGATGCAGGGACTGCTGAGTTTGATCTGTTCATCGTCCACACCAATGACGTGCATGCACGCATCGTTCCTGCTGACGGCGGAATGGGTTATTCCAAGCTTTCCACAATGCTGAAGATGGGACGCGCTCTCACCGACAACATTCTCGTTCTTGATGCCGGTGACGTAACCCACGGAACCAACCTTGCGAACATGTTTGAAGGAGAGACTGTTGGAGTCCTGCTTGACATGCTCGGCTACGATGCAGTTGCTCCTGGTAACCACGATTTCAATTATGGCGCCGACCGCCTTATTGAAGCTGCAAGGTTTGCCGAAGAGTATACCGACCTCAAGGTTCTTTCCGCCAACGTATTGGATGAGAATGGCTACCTGCTGTTCCAGCCGTACCAGGTGTATGATTTCAATGGTTTCAAGATTGCAGTTGTTGGTTTGACCACTCCTGATACCGCCACCAAGACCCACCCGAAGAACGTCCAAGGCATTACCTTTGCCAACGAAGAGATCTTCGAGATTGGTCAGATGGCAATCGATATGGCAAAACAGTATGTTGATTATGTCATCGTACTCGGTCACATCGGTATGGATCCTGATGGAGCATCCGGTCTCACCACCGACAAGATTGTCAGCAAGATCAAGGGTATCGACCTCTTTATCGATGGTCACAGCCATACCACCCTCAAGGAAGGTATGAAGATTGGTGATACTCTTGTTGTTCAGACCGGCGACTATATGAAGAATCTCGGACTGGTTCAGCTGCATGTCAAGAACGGTAAGGTGACTGCCACCTATCCGATGTTGATTCCCGCTGCCGACGTCCTGAACGCAAAGGATTCCGCTCTTGCCAAGCAATACGGCATTACTGATGTTCCCAACGATCCTCAGGTCGATGAGTATGTCGGATACATGTCCGCTCAGCTGAGCCAGAAGCTCAACACCCTTGTGGCAACCCTGCCAGAGAACTTGGATGGTGAACGTGCAAATGTTCGCACCAAGCAGACCAACCTTTCCAAGTTGATCACCATGGCAATGACTGCAGAGAGTGGTGCTGACTTCACCATTACCAATGGTGGTGGTATCCGCGCTTCCTTGAAGGCTGGAAACGTGACGATGGGTGATGTCATCAACGTCCTGCCGTTCACCAACATCATCACTGTTGTTGAAGTGAAGGGTTCTGATGTGTATGCCGCTCTCGAGCATGGCTACAGCAAGCTGCCCGACCAGAATGGTGCCTTCTCCCAGACCGATCTGCAGGTTGTTTACAACCGTTTCGCGGCTCCTGGCAAGCGCATCCTTCGTGTCCTGCTCAATGGCAAGGCCATCGATCGTAATGCTACCTACAAGGTTGCAACCAACGATTTCATGGCTGCCGGCGGTGATGGATACACTATGTTCGGTAAGGTTCTCTCCGAAGGTTCACTGTTGAGCGATGTGTTCATCGAGTTCCTGAAGAAGAACTACCCTGTGAAGTAA
- the yidD gene encoding membrane protein insertion efficiency factor YidD, translating to MKKTVKLLRYIFLIPVYLYKGLLSPFFGGSCLYHPTCSTYMVDAVLKHGIIKGSVMGFARILRCSRWYYGGDDQVPQFWTWKTIKDGFILFKKH from the coding sequence ATGAAAAAAACTGTAAAGTTGCTCAGATATATATTTCTTATTCCGGTATACCTCTACAAAGGTTTGCTTTCACCATTCTTTGGAGGCAGCTGCCTCTACCACCCCACCTGCTCCACCTACATGGTAGATGCCGTACTCAAACACGGCATCATCAAAGGTTCGGTCATGGGCTTCGCCCGCATACTGCGGTGCAGCCGCTGGTACTACGGCGGTGATGATCAAGTCCCACAATTCTGGACTTGGAAAACAATCAAAGACGGCTTCATCCTTTTCAAGAAACATTGA
- the udk gene encoding uridine kinase — MKEVKIIGITGGSGSGKSTIVRKIGEVCSDFVFIPQDNYYRSASFISNENITAFNFDHPDAFDIELLYEHLRALKEGRSIEMPLYDFVHHRRKEESVHVEPKPLVIIEGLMVLYDKQVRDLLDLKLYVDTPDDIRFIRRLKRDIAERGRTIESVCNQYLEVVRPGHFNFIEPTKVFADIIIPEGGYNENALSVLIPFVKELSR; from the coding sequence ATGAAGGAAGTTAAGATCATTGGAATTACCGGAGGTTCCGGATCCGGAAAATCCACTATTGTACGGAAAATCGGAGAGGTTTGTTCCGATTTCGTTTTCATTCCCCAGGACAATTACTATCGGTCGGCTTCTTTCATCAGTAATGAGAATATCACTGCATTCAATTTCGACCACCCCGATGCATTCGACATCGAGCTTCTCTATGAGCACCTGAGGGCGTTGAAAGAGGGTCGGAGTATTGAGATGCCTTTGTATGATTTCGTCCACCATCGCCGGAAGGAAGAGTCCGTACATGTAGAACCCAAACCCTTGGTGATTATTGAGGGGTTGATGGTTCTCTACGATAAGCAGGTTCGGGACTTGCTCGATTTGAAGCTCTATGTGGACACCCCTGACGATATTCGGTTCATTCGGCGTTTGAAACGGGATATTGCCGAGCGCGGCAGAACGATCGAGAGTGTATGCAATCAGTATCTTGAGGTGGTGAGGCCGGGGCATTTCAACTTTATTGAGCCTACTAAAGTTTTTGCAGATATCATAATACCAGAAGGTGGCTACAACGAGAATGCGTTGTCGGTGTTGATTCCATTCGTCAAGGAGCTCTCACGATGA
- a CDS encoding aldose epimerase family protein, whose translation MLTKRSVATTAEGDDIYLITLSQGDITAEILSLGANLKTLKTPDRNGEIRDIVLGFDNPLDNLTSTTYFGQVVGRFANRIANAEFVLDGKTCVLEKNEGNNSLHSGRSNWGWRNWHVETFDLNGDPGVVLSLFSPSGDGGFPHAVNCTVSYVLTSNGSLHVEYEATASGPTPINLTNHTYFNLGGAASGTILGHELQLACDRYLEVDSASIPTGNIIDVQGTVFDFTKKKSVGRDIEKAGGYDHCFILSRNSEKMVEFASVHEPISGRTMKISTTMPAVQIYTGNFLKAKEIGKGNVAYPKHAGMCFETQYYPDSPNHPEFPSCIFNKERSFKHATIFSFGCR comes from the coding sequence ATGTTGACCAAACGCTCGGTTGCCACTACCGCTGAAGGTGATGACATTTATTTGATTACACTCTCCCAGGGTGATATCACTGCAGAGATTCTCAGTCTCGGGGCCAACCTTAAGACGCTGAAAACCCCCGACCGCAACGGCGAGATTCGTGACATCGTTCTTGGTTTCGATAATCCGTTGGACAACCTTACCTCAACTACGTATTTTGGACAGGTTGTGGGCAGATTTGCCAATAGAATCGCCAATGCCGAGTTCGTGCTGGACGGCAAGACCTGCGTACTTGAGAAAAATGAGGGAAACAACAGTCTTCACAGCGGCAGGAGCAACTGGGGCTGGCGCAATTGGCATGTCGAGACGTTCGATTTGAACGGTGACCCGGGTGTGGTCCTGAGCCTTTTCAGTCCCTCGGGCGATGGAGGCTTCCCTCATGCAGTCAATTGCACCGTTTCCTATGTGCTTACAAGCAACGGCAGTCTACATGTTGAGTATGAAGCTACGGCTTCGGGGCCGACTCCCATCAATCTGACAAATCATACCTATTTCAATTTGGGGGGTGCAGCCAGCGGTACCATTCTTGGTCATGAATTGCAACTTGCATGTGACCGGTATCTCGAGGTGGACTCTGCTTCAATTCCAACCGGAAATATTATCGATGTTCAAGGAACGGTTTTCGATTTCACCAAGAAAAAGAGTGTGGGTCGGGACATCGAGAAGGCCGGAGGGTACGATCATTGTTTCATTCTCTCCCGCAATTCGGAAAAAATGGTTGAGTTTGCATCGGTGCATGAGCCGATCAGCGGCCGTACGATGAAGATCAGTACAACTATGCCCGCTGTACAGATTTATACAGGCAACTTTTTGAAAGCAAAGGAAATAGGGAAGGGTAATGTGGCCTATCCCAAGCATGCGGGCATGTGTTTTGAGACCCAGTACTATCCAGACAGTCCGAACCATCCTGAGTTCCCGTCCTGCATATTCAACAAGGAACGTAGTTTCAAGCATGCAACCATCTTTAGTTTTGGGTGCAGATGA